A region from the Actinoplanes sp. OR16 genome encodes:
- a CDS encoding M28 family metallopeptidase yields the protein MRRLPLIGVAALSVSLLAVPAQAAAAAAPDISVANVKAHLTQLQSIATANGGNRAHGRPGYLASVTYVKNLLDAAGFTTTQQSFTYNGATGYNLIADWPGGDTSDTLMIGGHLDSVTAGPGINDNGSGSAGILEVALQVSRTGFQPGRHLRFAWWGAEELGLRGSTAYVNSLSSAQKAAITGYLNFDMIGSPNPGYFLYDGDNSDGTGAGPGPAGSAQIEQTLAAYFTSIGVATRGTDFDGRSDYGPFISAGIPAGGIFTGAEGTKTSAQVALWGGTATRFDPCYHASCDTTSNINDTALDRNSDAIAYSVWTLAAGTPAGSTVWADDLETATSWTRGTADTATAGLFERGNPAATSSSGVATQLDAAASGSNALITGATAGSSAGANDLDGGISSLTGPSVTLPSSGTLTLSWSWYLAHLNNATSADYLRVRIVSGSTTTTLATLTGAASNRAAAWAAATANLSSYAGQTVRIQVEAADAGTASLVEAAVDNLKIVQS from the coding sequence ATGCGCAGACTTCCCCTGATCGGCGTCGCAGCCCTTTCCGTCAGCCTGCTCGCGGTCCCGGCCCAGGCCGCCGCGGCCGCCGCACCGGACATCTCGGTGGCGAACGTCAAGGCCCACCTCACCCAGCTGCAGAGCATCGCGACCGCCAACGGCGGCAACCGGGCGCACGGACGGCCCGGATACCTCGCCTCCGTCACGTACGTGAAGAACCTGCTCGACGCGGCCGGCTTCACCACCACCCAGCAGTCGTTCACGTACAACGGCGCCACCGGCTACAACCTGATCGCCGACTGGCCCGGCGGCGACACCTCCGACACGCTGATGATCGGCGGGCACCTGGACAGCGTCACCGCCGGCCCCGGCATCAACGACAACGGCTCCGGCTCGGCGGGCATCCTCGAAGTGGCGCTGCAGGTCTCCCGGACCGGGTTCCAGCCCGGCCGGCACCTGCGGTTCGCCTGGTGGGGCGCGGAGGAGCTCGGCCTGCGCGGCTCCACGGCCTACGTGAACTCGCTGTCGTCGGCCCAGAAGGCGGCGATCACCGGCTACCTGAACTTCGACATGATCGGTTCTCCCAACCCCGGATATTTCCTGTACGACGGCGACAACTCGGACGGCACCGGGGCGGGACCGGGCCCCGCCGGTTCGGCGCAGATCGAGCAGACCCTGGCGGCGTACTTCACCTCGATCGGCGTCGCCACCCGCGGCACCGACTTCGACGGCCGCAGCGACTACGGCCCGTTCATCTCCGCGGGCATCCCGGCCGGCGGCATCTTCACCGGCGCCGAAGGCACCAAGACCTCCGCCCAGGTCGCCCTCTGGGGTGGCACCGCGACCCGGTTCGACCCGTGCTACCACGCCTCCTGCGACACGACGTCGAACATCAACGACACGGCCCTCGACCGGAACTCGGACGCCATCGCGTACTCGGTCTGGACCCTGGCCGCCGGCACTCCCGCCGGTTCCACCGTGTGGGCCGACGATCTGGAGACGGCCACCTCGTGGACGCGCGGGACGGCCGACACCGCCACGGCGGGGCTCTTCGAACGCGGCAACCCGGCGGCCACCAGCAGCTCCGGCGTCGCCACCCAGCTCGACGCGGCGGCGAGCGGCAGCAACGCGCTGATCACCGGCGCCACGGCCGGATCCAGCGCCGGCGCCAACGACCTCGACGGCGGCATCTCGTCCTTGACCGGCCCGTCCGTCACCCTGCCGTCGTCGGGCACGCTGACCCTGTCCTGGTCGTGGTACCTCGCCCACCTGAACAACGCCACCAGCGCCGATTATCTGCGGGTCCGGATCGTCTCCGGCTCGACCACGACGACCCTCGCCACGCTGACCGGCGCGGCCAGCAACCGGGCGGCGGCGTGGGCGGCGGCGACGGCGAACCTCTCCTCGTACGCCGGCCAGACCGTCCGCATCCAGGTCGAAGCAGCCGATGCCGGTACGGCGTCCCTCGTCGAGGCTGCGGTCGACAACCTGAAGATCGTTCAGTCCTGA
- a CDS encoding alpha/beta hydrolase gives MRRVIAATLAASVGLLIGAGTVPASASAHREPGYTPPPIDWGKCASAGLNARGGECGFLVVPLDYAKPKGTKIKIAVSRIKHKSSAAQYQGVMLTNPGGPGGSGLTLSVLGEYVPDNAGSYFDWIGFDPRGVGSSVPSLTCDVNYAGYNRPYYVPVTKKLEKTWLAKAKGYSKACDAAGGALLDHVKTTDTVADMESLRKALGQKQINYYGFSYGTYLGQVYATLHPDKVRKFVWDGVVNPERVWYDANLDQDIQFDKNMDVYFAWVAKYDSIYHLGKTAKVVKQKYYSTLHSLIKKPAAGKIGPDEWNDIFVSAGYYVFGWESTTEAFAAWVNDKDPSLLLENYAEPGAAGSDNGYAMYLAVQCTDVKWPTNWSKWQRDNWRIHAKHPFMAWNNAWYNAPCITWGAKPGKPVEIKGKKAPEILLIAETNDAATPYSGALEVRKRFGKSVLVEGVGGTTHSGSLNGIACTDDIIADYLATGALPDRVRGNRSDAQCDPVPQPVPSAATASTFSKKAAAGLPADIRAEIGVR, from the coding sequence ATGCGAAGAGTCATTGCGGCCACCCTCGCCGCGTCCGTCGGGCTCCTGATCGGAGCCGGCACGGTCCCAGCCTCGGCTTCCGCTCACCGCGAGCCGGGTTACACCCCGCCCCCGATCGACTGGGGGAAGTGCGCGAGCGCGGGCCTGAACGCCCGCGGCGGGGAGTGCGGTTTCCTCGTCGTCCCCCTGGACTACGCCAAGCCCAAGGGCACGAAGATCAAGATCGCGGTCTCCCGGATCAAGCACAAGTCGAGCGCGGCGCAGTACCAGGGCGTCATGCTCACCAACCCGGGCGGCCCCGGCGGTTCCGGGCTGACCCTCTCGGTCCTCGGCGAGTACGTGCCGGACAACGCCGGCAGCTACTTCGACTGGATCGGTTTCGACCCGCGCGGTGTCGGCTCCAGCGTCCCCTCGCTGACCTGCGACGTGAACTACGCGGGCTACAACCGGCCGTACTACGTGCCGGTCACCAAGAAGCTGGAGAAGACCTGGCTGGCGAAGGCCAAGGGGTACTCGAAGGCTTGTGACGCCGCGGGCGGCGCGCTGCTCGACCACGTCAAGACCACCGACACGGTCGCCGACATGGAGAGCCTGCGGAAGGCCCTCGGCCAGAAGCAGATCAACTACTACGGCTTCTCCTACGGCACCTATCTCGGCCAGGTCTACGCCACGCTGCACCCGGACAAGGTGCGCAAGTTCGTCTGGGACGGTGTGGTCAACCCGGAGCGGGTCTGGTACGACGCGAACCTCGACCAGGACATCCAGTTCGACAAGAACATGGACGTCTACTTCGCGTGGGTCGCCAAGTACGACTCGATCTACCACCTCGGCAAGACCGCCAAGGTCGTGAAGCAGAAGTACTACTCGACCCTCCACTCGCTGATCAAGAAGCCGGCCGCCGGCAAGATCGGCCCGGACGAGTGGAACGACATCTTCGTCTCGGCCGGCTACTACGTCTTCGGCTGGGAGTCGACGACCGAGGCGTTCGCCGCGTGGGTGAACGACAAGGACCCGTCGCTGCTGCTGGAGAACTACGCCGAGCCGGGCGCCGCGGGTTCCGACAACGGGTACGCCATGTACCTCGCGGTCCAGTGCACCGACGTCAAGTGGCCGACCAACTGGTCCAAGTGGCAGCGGGACAACTGGAGGATCCACGCCAAGCACCCGTTCATGGCGTGGAACAACGCCTGGTACAACGCTCCGTGCATCACCTGGGGCGCCAAGCCCGGCAAGCCGGTCGAGATCAAGGGCAAGAAGGCTCCGGAGATCCTGCTGATCGCCGAGACGAACGATGCGGCCACGCCGTACTCGGGCGCTCTCGAGGTCCGCAAGCGGTTCGGAAAGTCGGTGCTGGTGGAGGGTGTCGGCGGCACCACGCACTCCGGTTCGCTGAACGGGATCGCGTGCACCGACGACATCATCGCGGACTACCTGGCCACCGGCGCGCTGCCGGACCGGGTCCGCGGCAACCGTTCCGACGCCCAGTGCGACCCGGTTCCGCAGCCGGTTCCCTCGGCGGCCACCGCGTCGACGTTCTCCAAGAAGGCGGCGGCGGGTCTTCCCGCTGACATCCGCGCGGAGATCGGCGTCCGGTAA
- a CDS encoding ABC transporter ATP-binding protein, whose translation MLEVKGLRKVYRSGSREVEALRDLTFTVDNGDLVCLVGPSGCGKTTLLRCISGLLEPTGGDVRVNGKAVAGPPPGMAVVFQEYGRSLFPWMSVRDNVELPLKQKKIAKARRRELVEEALDAVGLTGTESAYPWQLSGGMQQRVAIARAVAYEPETLLMDEPFAAVDAQTRADLEDLVRKLWQRLKVTVLFVTHDIDEAVYLGRRVVMLSSSPTVVQDELKIDLPAERDQLHTRADPRFVELRTHVYEQIQLAKKAATSK comes from the coding sequence ATGCTTGAGGTGAAAGGCCTGAGGAAGGTCTACCGGTCCGGGAGCCGCGAGGTGGAGGCGCTCCGCGATCTCACGTTCACCGTGGACAACGGTGATCTGGTCTGCCTGGTCGGTCCGTCCGGCTGCGGGAAGACGACGCTGCTGCGCTGCATCTCCGGGCTGCTCGAACCGACCGGCGGGGACGTCCGCGTCAACGGCAAGGCCGTCGCCGGGCCGCCGCCGGGCATGGCGGTCGTCTTCCAGGAGTACGGGCGCAGCCTGTTCCCCTGGATGAGCGTGCGCGACAACGTCGAGCTGCCGCTGAAACAGAAGAAGATCGCCAAGGCGCGCCGCCGGGAACTCGTCGAGGAGGCGCTCGACGCGGTCGGTCTCACCGGGACCGAGTCGGCGTACCCGTGGCAGCTCTCCGGCGGCATGCAGCAGCGGGTCGCCATCGCGCGGGCCGTGGCCTACGAGCCGGAGACGCTGCTCATGGACGAGCCGTTCGCGGCCGTCGACGCGCAGACCCGGGCCGACCTGGAGGACCTGGTCCGCAAGCTGTGGCAGCGGCTCAAGGTGACGGTCCTGTTCGTCACGCACGACATCGACGAGGCGGTCTACCTCGGCCGCCGGGTCGTGATGCTGTCGTCGTCGCCGACGGTCGTGCAGGACGAGCTGAAAATCGATCTGCCGGCCGAGCGCGATCAGCTGCACACCCGGGCCGACCCGCGGTTCGTGGAGCTTCGCACTCATGTGTACGAGCAGATCCAGCTCGCCAAGAAGGCCGCCACGTCGAAGTGA
- a CDS encoding ABC transporter permease, translated as MIRKVIYALALPLILFGAWWILSAGSTSFYAPPLSDILTAFANTWTLEALKSDVLPSLLRLFAGYVLAALLGIGLGLAIGLNRRLRYASEPVLEFFRAIPPPVLVPVIMLFAGIGDTMKVIVIVFGCVWPILLNTVEGVRAVDSVVLETARSYRVTGVARITKVVLPSAGPQIVTGLRQALSIAIILMVISEMFAASNGLGFTIVQFQRSFAIPEMWSGIILLGLLGFALSLVFRLAEKRALRWYEGLRESQRQAG; from the coding sequence ATGATTCGCAAGGTCATCTATGCGCTCGCACTGCCGCTGATCCTGTTCGGCGCGTGGTGGATCCTCAGCGCGGGCAGCACGAGCTTCTACGCTCCCCCGCTGTCCGACATCCTGACGGCGTTCGCGAACACGTGGACCTTGGAGGCGCTGAAGTCCGATGTGCTTCCGAGCCTGCTGCGGCTCTTCGCCGGATACGTGCTGGCGGCGCTGCTCGGCATCGGCCTGGGTCTCGCCATCGGCCTCAACCGCAGGCTCCGGTACGCCAGCGAGCCCGTGCTGGAATTCTTCCGCGCCATCCCGCCCCCGGTCCTGGTTCCGGTGATCATGTTGTTCGCCGGCATCGGGGACACCATGAAAGTCATCGTGATCGTCTTCGGCTGTGTCTGGCCGATCCTGCTGAACACGGTCGAGGGCGTCCGGGCGGTGGACAGCGTGGTGCTGGAGACCGCACGTTCCTATCGCGTGACCGGGGTCGCCCGGATCACCAAGGTGGTCCTGCCGTCGGCGGGACCGCAGATCGTGACGGGGCTCCGGCAGGCGCTCTCCATCGCGATCATCCTGATGGTGATCAGCGAGATGTTCGCGGCCAGCAACGGCCTCGGCTTCACCATCGTGCAGTTCCAGCGCAGCTTCGCGATCCCCGAGATGTGGAGCGGGATCATCCTGCTCGGCCTGCTCGGCTTCGCGCTGTCGTTGGTGTTCCGGCTCGCCGAGAAGCGGGCGCTGCGGTGGTACGAAGGGCTGCGCGAGTCGCAGCGCCAGGCCGGCTAG
- a CDS encoding ABC transporter permease, whose product MTSARRGDPARLGHPALLGVAGLAGLLLVIQLLPTLGLVDDRYLPPTSAIFSALADEAGTSQFWISLKDTLVAWGWGLLIAVAAGVLAGFVIGSVPLLRALTASTVEFLRPIPSVALIPLAVLLYGTEIGSTLLLVCYAAFWQVLVQVLYGVADVDPVAYETARSYRFSSFARVRYVLWPTALPYVFTGVRLAASVALILAITAELVIGSPGLGKDIAVAQASEAVPTMYALIVVTGILGVLINLLARTGERRLLAWHQSVRGEVIA is encoded by the coding sequence GTGACATCGGCTCGTCGTGGCGACCCGGCCCGGCTCGGCCACCCCGCTCTCCTGGGTGTGGCCGGCCTGGCCGGGTTGCTCCTCGTCATCCAACTGCTGCCGACGCTCGGCCTGGTCGACGACAGGTACCTCCCGCCGACCAGCGCGATCTTCTCGGCCCTGGCCGACGAAGCCGGCACCTCGCAGTTCTGGATCTCGCTGAAGGACACGCTCGTGGCGTGGGGCTGGGGGCTGCTCATCGCGGTGGCCGCCGGCGTCCTCGCGGGCTTCGTGATCGGATCGGTGCCGCTGCTGCGCGCGCTGACCGCGTCCACCGTCGAGTTCCTGCGGCCGATCCCGTCGGTCGCGCTCATCCCCCTGGCCGTGCTCCTCTACGGCACCGAGATCGGCTCGACGCTGCTGCTGGTCTGCTACGCCGCGTTCTGGCAGGTCCTCGTGCAGGTCCTGTACGGGGTGGCCGACGTCGACCCGGTCGCCTACGAGACCGCGCGCAGCTACCGGTTCTCGTCGTTCGCCCGGGTCCGGTACGTGCTCTGGCCGACCGCGCTGCCCTACGTCTTCACCGGCGTGCGGCTCGCCGCGTCCGTCGCCCTGATCCTGGCGATCACCGCCGAACTGGTGATCGGATCGCCGGGTCTCGGCAAGGACATCGCGGTAGCGCAGGCCTCCGAGGCGGTGCCCACCATGTACGCGCTGATCGTCGTGACCGGCATTCTGGGCGTCCTGATCAACCTGCTGGCTCGTACCGGCGAGCGCCGCCTGCTCGCCTGGCACCAGTCCGTGCGCGGGGAGGTCATCGCATGA
- a CDS encoding ABC transporter substrate-binding protein, whose product MRRRLLAGMVAVALAGTLTACGTSSDSDSSGGDSAGGVDKVKVGVIPIIDVAPIYLGQKQGFFSKRNIELTMEAGQGGAAIVPGVVSGQFQFGFSNWTSLMIAQTKNVPIKAVAAGVASTGEQAKDFGAVVVKGDSPIKTAADLAGKKISVNTLKNIGDTVTRESVRKAGGDPAKIEFVEMPFPNMPAALDGGQVDAAWVVEPTLTTIKAAGGREVASTFVDAAPNLSVAAYFASTELIGKNPDLVKRFTEAINESLAYADANPDAVRTILADYTKIDEKNRAALVLPKWPVEINVDSVETLAELGEKDGIFSGTPDLEKLLP is encoded by the coding sequence ATGCGGCGGCGACTCCTCGCGGGGATGGTGGCGGTAGCCCTCGCCGGCACCCTGACGGCTTGCGGCACCTCCAGCGACTCCGATTCCAGTGGCGGCGACAGCGCCGGCGGCGTCGACAAGGTCAAGGTCGGGGTCATCCCGATCATCGACGTCGCGCCCATCTACCTCGGCCAGAAGCAGGGCTTCTTCTCGAAGCGGAACATCGAGCTGACCATGGAAGCCGGTCAGGGCGGTGCTGCGATCGTCCCCGGCGTGGTGAGCGGCCAGTTCCAGTTCGGCTTCAGCAACTGGACCTCGCTGATGATCGCCCAGACCAAGAACGTGCCGATCAAGGCCGTCGCCGCGGGCGTCGCCTCCACCGGCGAGCAGGCCAAGGACTTCGGCGCCGTGGTGGTCAAGGGCGACAGCCCGATCAAGACCGCCGCCGACCTGGCCGGCAAGAAGATCTCGGTGAACACGCTCAAGAACATCGGTGACACCGTCACCCGGGAGTCGGTCCGCAAGGCCGGCGGCGACCCGGCGAAGATCGAGTTCGTCGAGATGCCGTTCCCTAACATGCCGGCCGCGCTCGACGGCGGCCAGGTCGACGCCGCGTGGGTGGTCGAGCCGACGCTCACCACGATCAAGGCGGCCGGTGGCCGCGAGGTGGCCTCGACGTTCGTGGACGCCGCGCCGAACCTGTCGGTGGCCGCGTACTTCGCCTCCACCGAGCTGATCGGCAAGAACCCGGACCTGGTCAAGCGGTTCACCGAGGCGATCAACGAGTCCCTCGCCTACGCCGACGCCAACCCGGACGCGGTCCGCACCATCCTCGCCGACTACACCAAGATCGACGAGAAGAACCGCGCCGCCCTGGTCCTGCCGAAGTGGCCGGTCGAGATCAACGTGGATTCGGTCGAGACCCTCGCCGAGCTCGGCGAGAAGGACGGCATCTTCTCCGGCACTCCGGACCTGGAGAAGCTGCTCCCGTGA
- a CDS encoding IclR family transcriptional regulator C-terminal domain-containing protein has protein sequence MPREPYYVQSLERGLAVIRAFDAQHRELTLSDVARACGLTRAAARRFLLTLTDLGYVRTDGRLFSLAPRVLELGYSYLSSLSLPEVAEPHLERLVTQVRESSSLSVLDGDDVVYIARVPTSRIMRVAINVGTRFPAYATSMGRVLLAALPEAELDAYLSRAKLEPLTDRTITSPDLLRAEIARVRVQGHALVDQELEEGLRALAAPIHDRNGEAAGAVNVSIHAARATVDEIRERLLPPLLEAAAAIESDLKVATPRR, from the coding sequence ATGCCGCGGGAACCGTACTACGTCCAGTCGCTCGAGCGGGGGCTCGCGGTGATCCGTGCATTCGACGCACAACATCGCGAACTGACCCTCAGCGACGTCGCACGGGCATGCGGTCTCACCCGAGCGGCGGCGCGGCGATTCTTGCTCACCCTCACCGATCTGGGGTATGTGCGGACCGACGGCAGGCTGTTCTCGCTGGCACCGAGGGTTCTCGAATTGGGGTACTCATACCTCTCCAGCCTCTCCCTGCCGGAGGTGGCCGAACCGCACCTGGAACGTCTCGTCACCCAGGTCCGCGAGTCGTCGTCTCTGTCAGTGCTCGACGGTGACGACGTGGTTTATATCGCCCGTGTCCCAACCAGCAGGATCATGCGGGTGGCGATCAACGTGGGCACGCGCTTCCCGGCGTACGCCACCTCGATGGGCCGGGTCCTGCTGGCGGCACTCCCGGAGGCGGAGCTCGACGCCTACCTGAGCCGCGCCAAGCTGGAACCCCTCACCGACCGCACCATCACCTCCCCGGACCTGCTGCGCGCCGAGATCGCCCGCGTCCGGGTGCAGGGCCACGCCCTCGTCGACCAGGAGTTGGAGGAGGGCCTGCGAGCCCTGGCCGCCCCGATCCACGACCGCAACGGCGAGGCGGCCGGCGCCGTCAACGTCTCCATCCACGCGGCCCGCGCCACCGTGGACGAGATCAGAGAGCGCTTGCTGCCCCCGTTGCTGGAGGCCGCCGCAGCCATCGAGTCCGACCTGAAGGTGGCTACGCCGCGGCGCTGA
- a CDS encoding bifunctional diguanylate cyclase/phosphodiesterase has protein sequence MGWRTWVACGLAVTAVYALLPEGLPAIVCATTLSLTSVVVMVAGARKHRPVTAISWYVFAAGVCSWILGDLLYAFRPPFPSWADAFYLGAYPLLTVALFRLTRQRGPIWSGTLIDSAIIAVGVGIVYWTFLIEPIVTDPSRPPLTRAVIAGYPTAGVLLCAVIIPILLRRGPRTPSLWMLTAASGLTLVCNVLYTLVPAGPIRLLYTGYLVAYVLFAAAAAHPSMALPAAGDGDALGRSRLGVLTASMVLVPAVLLIRGDWQRWGVVAIGSMVLFVLVATRMAGYVRRVDSQARRLRELAMHDDLTGLPNRRELEQRASAALADGRCHMIVIDLAGFRHVNDRLGRAAGDAALVAVGELLRSCCTAAGGTAARMGADEFAVLVRADGEATANRILELLRHPVQAGEHELLLTPRLGIAAGETGMTAAELVRRSDTARYAAKSAGTPLVPYTARLDETAEAAERLGADLRHSLDDGDFRVVYQPIVSLASGRIEAVEALVRWDHPVRGPVSPVTFIPVAEDNGLIVELGEWIMRTACSRFAEWRRDLGEAAPRYVSVNVSARQLSEPGFPDVVAGILMDTGVRPDALLIEVTETALFGGGVAIEAVETLHAAGIPIALDDFGTGHSSLGLLRTVPVDVLKVDKSFVDEITEPDRQPVIVDALIHVSNGLGLRAVAEGVETEEQAAYLRGLGYQYAQGWHFGRPVEHPDFSVAAKV, from the coding sequence ATGGGGTGGCGCACCTGGGTGGCCTGCGGGCTCGCGGTGACCGCGGTCTACGCCCTGCTGCCCGAGGGCCTGCCCGCCATCGTGTGCGCGACGACGCTCTCGCTGACGTCGGTCGTGGTCATGGTGGCCGGTGCCCGGAAGCACCGCCCGGTCACCGCGATCTCCTGGTACGTCTTCGCCGCCGGCGTCTGCTCGTGGATCCTGGGCGACCTGCTCTACGCGTTCCGGCCGCCGTTCCCGTCCTGGGCCGACGCCTTCTACCTGGGCGCGTACCCGCTGCTCACCGTCGCGCTGTTCCGGCTCACCCGGCAGCGCGGGCCGATCTGGTCCGGCACCCTGATCGACTCGGCGATCATCGCGGTCGGCGTCGGCATCGTCTACTGGACGTTCCTGATCGAGCCGATCGTCACCGACCCGTCCAGGCCGCCGCTGACCCGGGCCGTCATCGCCGGCTATCCGACCGCCGGGGTGCTGCTCTGCGCGGTGATCATTCCGATCCTGCTGCGGCGCGGGCCGCGCACCCCGAGCCTCTGGATGCTGACGGCGGCCAGCGGGCTGACGCTGGTCTGCAACGTCCTCTACACGCTGGTCCCGGCCGGCCCGATCCGGCTGCTCTACACCGGCTACCTGGTGGCCTACGTCCTGTTCGCGGCCGCGGCGGCGCACCCGTCGATGGCCCTGCCGGCCGCCGGTGACGGCGACGCCCTGGGCCGCAGCCGGCTCGGCGTGCTCACCGCCTCGATGGTGCTGGTCCCGGCGGTGCTGCTGATCCGCGGCGACTGGCAGCGCTGGGGTGTCGTGGCGATCGGCTCGATGGTGCTGTTCGTGCTCGTCGCGACCCGGATGGCCGGGTACGTCCGCCGGGTCGACAGCCAGGCGCGCCGGCTGCGGGAGCTGGCCATGCACGACGACCTGACCGGCCTGCCGAACCGCCGCGAGCTGGAACAGCGGGCGTCCGCCGCGCTCGCCGACGGCCGCTGCCACATGATCGTCATCGACCTGGCCGGCTTCCGGCACGTCAACGACCGGCTCGGCCGCGCCGCCGGTGACGCCGCCCTGGTCGCGGTCGGTGAACTGCTGCGGTCCTGCTGCACGGCCGCCGGCGGCACGGCCGCGCGGATGGGCGCCGACGAGTTCGCGGTCCTGGTCCGCGCCGACGGCGAGGCCACCGCGAACCGGATCCTCGAGCTGCTCCGCCACCCGGTGCAGGCGGGCGAGCACGAGCTGCTGCTCACCCCGCGGCTGGGCATCGCGGCGGGCGAGACCGGGATGACGGCCGCCGAGCTGGTTCGCCGGTCGGACACGGCCCGGTACGCCGCCAAGTCGGCCGGCACGCCGCTGGTCCCGTACACGGCGCGGCTGGACGAGACCGCCGAGGCCGCCGAGCGTCTCGGCGCCGATCTGCGGCACAGCCTCGACGACGGCGACTTCCGGGTGGTCTACCAGCCGATCGTGTCCCTCGCGTCCGGGCGGATCGAGGCGGTCGAGGCGCTGGTGCGCTGGGATCACCCGGTACGCGGCCCGGTCAGCCCGGTGACCTTCATCCCGGTCGCCGAGGACAACGGCCTCATCGTCGAGCTCGGCGAGTGGATCATGCGGACCGCCTGCAGCCGGTTCGCCGAGTGGCGCCGGGACCTGGGGGAGGCCGCACCCCGGTACGTCAGCGTGAACGTGTCGGCCCGCCAGCTCAGCGAGCCCGGCTTCCCGGACGTGGTGGCCGGCATCCTGATGGACACCGGCGTACGCCCGGACGCCCTGCTCATCGAGGTGACCGAGACGGCCCTGTTCGGCGGCGGCGTGGCGATCGAGGCGGTCGAGACGCTGCACGCGGCGGGCATCCCGATCGCGCTCGACGACTTCGGCACCGGCCACTCGTCACTGGGGCTGCTGCGTACCGTCCCGGTCGACGTCCTCAAGGTCGACAAGTCGTTCGTCGACGAGATCACCGAGCCGGACCGGCAACCGGTCATCGTCGACGCGCTCATCCACGTCAGCAACGGCCTGGGCCTGCGCGCCGTCGCCGAGGGTGTCGAGACCGAGGAGCAGGCGGCCTACCTGCGCGGCCTGGGCTACCAGTACGCGCAGGGCTGGCACTTCGGCCGTCCGGTCGAGCACCCCGACTTCTCGGTGGCCGCGAAGGTGTGA
- a CDS encoding IPT/TIG domain-containing protein, with translation MTRFRPILAVIAVTVLVLAGFSAPASAAVVALNLSKTFGTSGEGGTIVGWVTPSTTVTPFAGVTPVVQFQFSPTTASNTTCSDRAKAQTAIAASGSTSTAGVLTVDPAQVKRVTNWKIVFPVPTAGYPDPAINTLGLVLAGTQTQSRWLVCVYDSTSTTTSTLLASSSYTIAIKPTITSISPTNSPAAGGQAITVNGTGLAPVTGAITATIGGAALTNIKVSSSGTSFTATTGARAPATGQYLTVVAPGGTVTSQDPNGDGNTADAIPFTYSNAITVAPSTAPSGAPATLSITGAGFSGITFDPGVNATSSLGHVFLVIGAYDPQTNRGVAECVVAMVVSDTELVCDLDLLGTPVPDGAYIVTVVANGSTGAGLAAGASIISSGSVFVVAPY, from the coding sequence ATGACCCGCTTCCGTCCCATCCTCGCCGTGATCGCCGTGACCGTGCTGGTCCTGGCCGGTTTCAGCGCCCCCGCCTCGGCCGCGGTGGTGGCGCTCAACCTGAGCAAGACGTTCGGGACGAGCGGCGAGGGCGGCACGATCGTCGGGTGGGTGACGCCCAGCACGACGGTCACGCCGTTCGCCGGCGTCACCCCGGTCGTGCAGTTCCAGTTCTCCCCCACCACGGCCAGCAACACCACCTGCAGTGACCGGGCGAAGGCACAGACCGCGATCGCCGCGAGCGGCAGCACCAGCACCGCGGGCGTGCTGACCGTGGATCCGGCGCAGGTCAAGCGGGTCACCAACTGGAAGATCGTCTTCCCGGTGCCGACCGCCGGCTACCCGGACCCCGCGATCAACACGCTCGGGCTGGTCCTGGCCGGCACCCAGACGCAGTCCCGGTGGCTGGTCTGCGTCTACGACAGCACGTCCACGACCACGAGCACCCTGCTGGCCTCGTCGTCGTACACGATCGCGATCAAGCCGACCATCACCTCGATCAGCCCGACGAACAGCCCCGCGGCCGGCGGCCAGGCGATCACCGTGAACGGCACCGGGCTGGCCCCGGTCACCGGCGCGATCACCGCGACGATCGGCGGGGCGGCGCTCACGAACATCAAGGTGTCGTCGAGCGGCACCAGCTTCACCGCCACGACCGGGGCACGGGCGCCGGCCACCGGGCAGTACCTGACCGTCGTGGCGCCCGGCGGCACCGTGACCAGCCAGGATCCCAACGGCGACGGCAACACCGCGGACGCGATCCCGTTCACCTACAGCAACGCCATCACCGTCGCGCCGAGCACCGCCCCCTCGGGCGCCCCGGCCACCCTCTCGATCACCGGCGCCGGATTCTCCGGGATCACCTTCGACCCGGGCGTCAACGCCACGAGCTCGCTCGGCCACGTGTTCCTGGTGATCGGCGCCTACGACCCGCAGACCAACCGCGGCGTGGCCGAGTGCGTGGTCGCCATGGTGGTCAGCGACACCGAGCTGGTCTGCGACCTCGACCTGCTGGGCACTCCCGTCCCGGACGGCGCTTACATCGTCACCGTCGTCGCCAACGGCTCCACGGGCGCCGGTCTCGCCGCCGGCGCCTCGATCATCAGCAGCGGCTCCGTCTTCGTGGTGGCCCCCTACTGA